The nucleotide window TCCGAACCAACAAACAAGAAGAGAtctgaaaaagaaaaatggaGATCATCTTGGCTACCGGAACATTTCTTCCGACTTTTGTAGATCAGATGCTCTTCAACTGTGCGGTTCGTTGCTGTTAGATGTCATGATAGGGCATGCGAAGTGTCCGCACTCCTAGCTTCGTTAAAGACATATGCTCTTGTATCACAAACTCCGGTCCTTCTACCCATGGTTCTCAGCTGCTACGCCGCAATCCTTCCCGGCAACCCAAAGCCCGGAGATGGCATCTGAGGCGCCTGTGCAAGCGATGGATGGCAGCATAAAAGACAGTGATCGACATATTCCGACAAGATGTCGTATATCAAAGCTTATCGCTGGCTTTGACGTGTACGATGCAACGTTCGTACCATTTTGTCGGGTTTGGACCCACCAAGTGAAGCTCAAGTCAGGTCCCCACTTGGTGGCGACCCCTattacccctgaattggTGAGGATCAGCTTGCCAAGACCTCAAGTTCATAATACGTTGCTCCTTCAAAGACTTTACCACGGTAGGCTGATATCACTGAAGGGATGAAATCCTGTGATTGGCTGACCTACTGGCATGCTAGATATCACCATGCCTCACTCGACAACCCACCAACAGCCATTCATCATGGTCCCGACCCGCCAATATTATCAAAGCCCGGATACATTCCTCTTGAACAGCATTGtcgacatcaacaagctcctGAAGACCGCTGTCTCGTCCGGCCTCAGAGCTGTCCCAGCTGTAGGTTCGCTGCTGGGGAGCGTCGTCAGCGCACTCTGGCCAGAGAAAAGCCAGCCCACCCTGCAGTGGGACAGAATCGAGAAGGATGTGCGCAGGGTCATTGAGGGCCTTCTGGACAGGGACAAGGCCAACACTCTCCGGCAAAAGATTGACTCCCTCCAAGACTTGATCGACGGGTACAGCAAAACCGCTTATGGCGGACGACAGAAAGGCGAGAAGCTCACCTTCCTCCTTGACTGGTTCACCGTCACCCGGCGCGAGTTCACCGAGAACGGCACACCTTGGTTGACGCTGCAATATTTTGTTCCTCTGGCCACGCTCCATCTCACGCTACTCCGCGAACAACTGCTACGCTGGGACAAGCTTTACCCGACGACACAATGGATGAGGTGCGGCTCCGCGGGGAACTCCAAGATGCGATCACCATCTATACCACCGCTGCCGAGCAGATCCGCGACAAGTGCTTGAAGTGGCGTATGGATGAGCGTATCATCGTGACAGAAGATGAAGCTTATGACTGGTGTTTGGTTGGTCGTCAATGGCGCAAGTTTGTTCGCGACCTCGAAACACAGTTCTCCCAGACGATCTCATGGGGCCCTGAGATCGGTCCAAGCAGATGGTACCGTattgaagaggaggtgaACAGATACGTACAGGATTTGCGTGACACGGCTGGTGCTGTCTACCGACAACAGATTGATGACATCCTCGCGCCTTCACTTCAGTGGCCACAGTTTGATAAGGTGGGCACGTATGACCCAGTGAGGCGGGTCATCATGGCTGGCACAACGGGACCCATGTGTGCCGGTATCTCTTCCAGAATGTGGCACTTCAACGACCGGGAGTTTGCAAGGGAACATTGGCCCATCACCAAGGTAGTTGTCCATGCCTGGGATCGCGTTGATGGCTTCGAGGTTTGGTATGGCGGTGTCAGTAGCGGTCTCCGCGGCAGGCGCGGTGGCTCGCAGAGGGAGTTGGAAGTTGGAGACTCGGAGTCAATTGTTTGCGTGACAGGTCACGCCGGGCAGTGGCTAGACTCGGTCAGTTTCTTTGTGAGCCCCAGCAAGCATATCAACGGTGGGAACGGTACGGATAATTTCCGTATAGGTTTTGCAGAGGATTGCCCTTCAAACGAAACGGACACACTCCGCTTGGATTATGTCTATGGCTGGTCCAACAGCGGGAGCGGTTTTATCGAGGGTTTTGGCGCTGTCTTCTGCCGGGTGGAGATCTTGTAAATAGAGGCGCCAGGTGCTCAAGCTTCCATGTCTTGATTGGTGTCAGAAGAAGATATGACTCAAGCCTGTTTGTCAATAATTACTGGGCTCTTTGTTTCTCATATCTACCTAGTGTGGAGTCCCATGTACATGCAGCAAATAGTCACTATCAAGCATGGGTAGGTAGTAGGGTTGTTTCCTTGCTAGAATTCTTCCATATAAACATGTAGTCGATCCCTCAATGCACTTCAGTTTGAAGGACATCACCGGGCAAGCAACCCAACTGATTCTTTCAACCTAGAGAGCCAAGTCTCCAATCATGCCAGTGacccacaacctccagaACTTTCAAGGTCACTTGGACTTTATCCACGACTTGCTGCCGAGATTCAGCTTCAGCGTAAGTATACTCCACCGGTATTTCACACATGAGTGGCCCTCAAGCTGGCATCGCTTCTACATCACAGAGCAGTGTAGGTGAAACCTGCTCACTATGACCCCGTGTTCTCATTCAAGTATAAGAGCTTCGTTTACCTCATCTCCCTGGCATCAGCCCTTGAATCAGATTACTACCTGCATGGAGAAAATGGGCCTTTGCAACCCGGTTGCGTTGCCATCCCGAAAGGTACCAAGGAACTGATTCTGCGCCTcaccaacctggaagctgAAGGCATGAGCCGAACAGGCCGTGTGGAGAACGAAGTAGCCATGACGAAGCTAGCTTCATCGGCTCACAGCTCTTACTAACCCAGCATTGTGCTACACATTTATGCCTGGGGAGGCACATCCGGAGGCTCAGCTCAGGGATGGAGTCTCCAAGAGCACTGTCAGGATATGAAGTGTTCCATCCATTCGAAGAGCTGGATGTTCACCAGAAGAGGCATTTATTTAGTGAAATGGCCAAGATTCTGAAAAGGATTCAAGACTTTGAGCTCCCTCCAAGCATCAAGAGCTTCGGGGACGTGACCTTTGACAAACCTGGCGAGATCGTTAGCGCAGCCACTTCTCTTGGTGACCTTGCTCCATGGCAAACGTATGAAGAGTATTTCCAAAACCAACTGGAAGTTGCTTTAAAGTCACCAGATGCCAATGAGTACATCAAACAATGGCACGCCGATAGTCCTTCGCCAGCAGATTGAGGAGTTTTCTAGCGAACGGGGGTGTTGCGTCTCAGTTCAAATCCCTGGCCTCAGCAGCAGAGAAGGTCATGGTTCACGGCACTTTGAGTACGTCCTACTCCGGTTCTTTCTGAATCCAAAGAGTTGAAACCCATCTGCTAATATTGTCATCTCGCATAGGCACTATCGATCTTTTGTTTGATCCTCAATCTGGCCGTATTACTGCCCTTCTCGACTATGACCAGCATTTCTCACCCCACGCTTGGATTCCTCAGGTCATTTTACTCTCCACACGAGGGATTTCCAGAATTTCCAACGTGGACCGACGACAAAAGCAGTAAGCAGTGGTTGCCACGAAAAGCAAAGCTTGAGGGATTCCCCCATCTCCTGCCAGCCACAATCGATGATGGTGTTCACTGGGAAGATGCAAAGGCCTGGGAAGACGCTCTTGAGATGGAAACTGTGAAGAGGCCGAGCAACATACAGGGATTTGACGAGGTTTCTATGCTAGATACCCTGCTTTCCTCTATTCTACCGTCTAAGGTTGCGAGTGATAATCTGCAGTGTTTAATCCCCCTGGAGGAATATCTTTTAAGATCAGGGATAAAGCTTAGAAGCTCATTCCTAAATTATTGGCGCAACTCTAATGATAGACATAAACGTGAAAAGACGATATTGGATGTAAAGTATACTAAAGTTATTAGGAAGTTTGCTTTGCGGTTAGGCTCTCTATCTAGATATTGTGCTTATAGTAAGAGATGAGATTATCCttataaagaaaagaagctAGCTGCCATGACCACTAAAGGCAGTTTGCACAAGTCCCTGGTCGAAACTCCAAGCCCTATGGCCGCATTAATGTACGGGTTACCCAGAACTTCCTCGCCATTTCCGTTGCCATTCTGTCCCTCACCCCTATCGTCGTCCCCATTGCCGCTCCCATCTTGAACAGGCTCATCAGCCACCCCCCCGTCAATAACTTCAGCCTTCAGGCAGGTCACTTCTGCCCAGGGACCTTCAGAGGCCCCTGTTATGGCGTTTTCCTCAGCATACTCTCCATTCAAACCCCAGATATGCCCCACGACATACACCTGCCTGACAGCCTGCTGAAACGCATCCACCGTCCCATTACCGATGTGCGCAAACGCCAACAGGTCAATCGTCCCGTTAGAGTTGCCTCCAAGCGGGGAGTCGCTGGGCATGAGCTCGGCGTCTGGCGGTATCACTGGTAATTCCTGTGTCAACCCCACCCCAAGTCCTACAATACCCGACGGCGGGCGGCATCGCTCCGGTATAAGAACAGGCCGAGGGGGTGGACATAGACTCTCGCCCCCGGCACCATTTGGTCCCATAAATTCCTGTTCTTTGTAGGCTTCCGTCAGGTTTCTTTTGATATCCGCGATGCAGTCGGCAGAGAGCATGCTAGTGCAGCCTGGCCCGAGGAGAGGGGTGTCCCGGGTCCAACCTGAGGAGACAAACACGACTCCACACATTGACCACGAGGGATGCTTGGGAACCTGCCAGGCAAATCTGTCTGTACTTGGGACTTTAACACGGTCGGACTTTGGGTGTTTGACTTGCAGCCAGGTGCCAGCggcgttggagagggtgtcgTTGCCCGGGAAAGCCAGGGGGCCGATGGAGGGCTTGACTTTGACGGTGTAGTTCCATGATTGGTGTGAGGGAAGCTCGGAGCCGGGGTACTCAGCGGTGATGTTGTAGGATTGAATCGAAGCTTTGGAGGTGGCATTGTATCCTGATGCGAAAGTCGATGACCATGAGTCGCCTGACATACGGACTACGTCGCTGCCAAGGGTCATGGAGCCGTTGCTCTCAAACAGAGATGCAAATACTTGGGCAGATGCCGTATCGCTGAACGCTAGGACGCCCAGAAGGAAAGGGCGAATAATTGACATTTTGGTACTGACTAAAACTGAAACGAGTGTGGGATGGTGATTGCCGGGTGGGTGCTAAAGAGTGAAATTTAAGAGAGGCACAAAAAAACCTGTGAGATCTCGGGACTCGTCACTGTTACAATGTCGCATTTTATGCCCTGACGCGGAAGCTTGGCGATAAGTTCGACTCTGCCAACAGGAGACTAGTCAGGTGCCAACAGTTCTTGTCATTTGCTGAGCCACAATGAGAAGGGTAACAAGTTCCTCACATACCACGGAAATCCTGGACCTTCCTGATGAGATAAAACTCAACATAAACCATTCAAGTCTTGCTGTGTCACAAGTTGATCGCCAATGGCAACTCTGAACATGGAAGGCTCTTAGCTATACCACACCAAGACAACCTCGAGGCTGCACTAAAtcgactcctccttcttcacagcCGTCGATGACACGGGCActgccttttccttttctgaCTCTGTCCTAGTTAACGTCTCGGCAACATTTCCACCAACAACTCCTTTCTCAACCCTTGAAGTTCCCGTCTGTGTCTGTCCCTCAACGTCGCCTTTGGTAGACTTCCTACCTGCTGCCATCCTCGCAGCCATCTCTGGGAATAACACCCCAGGAGGGAAGAATGCGAGGAGTAAACATGCGATAAGGACCATTCTGTTTCTTTGTCAGTCTTCGTTCCAAGTCTTTCTTACATCCAAAGACTTACAttccctccaacaccacaaacGACCACTCATCCTGCATGATGTGATTCCCCCAGCCGCCAGCCATCTCTGCTATCCTATTTCACCACTATCCGTTAGTAACTTCACCGGAAAAGGCTTATCTCCAACATACCGGTAAATACACCTCAACAAAATAGCCACATACGCCCCCAAAACCGCATACCCAAACCTCCTGAACCCCCTATCattccacaacctcaccacctcttccccagcctccccagTCTTGATCCTATATCACCAAagtcagcatcatcctccctcatcccaaTCTCAGAACACAACACGTACCACTTCCCAACCCTATATAAAaactccccccccacccccccaaacccccccaaaaccacaaCCTGC belongs to Podospora bellae-mahoneyi strain CBS 112042 chromosome 6, whole genome shotgun sequence and includes:
- a CDS encoding hypothetical protein (EggNog:ENOG503P11C; COG:S) → MPVTHNLQNFQGHLDFIHDLLPRFSFSVKPAHYDPVFSFKYKSFVYLISLASALESDYYLHGENGPLQPGCVAIPKGTKELILRLTNLEAEGMSRTGRVENEVAMTKLASSAHSSY
- a CDS encoding hypothetical protein (EggNog:ENOG503P11C; COG:S), which gives rise to MTSISHPTLGFLRSFYSPHEGFPEFPTWTDDKSSKQWLPRKAKLEGFPHLLPATIDDGVHWEDAKAWEDALEMETVKRPSNIQGFDEVSMLDTLLSSILPSKVASDNLQCLIPLEEYLLRSGIKLRSSFLNYWRNSNDRHKREKTILDVKYTKVIRKFALRLGSLSRYCAYSKR